The sequence below is a genomic window from Oreochromis niloticus isolate F11D_XX linkage group LG3, O_niloticus_UMD_NMBU, whole genome shotgun sequence.
GTTCGCCCTTCTGCCTCCGTCCTCTGCTGGAGGATCAGAAGGACCCATTCAGCCGTCTATCTCAGTTGGAGGGCCGgcggagcccgtccagcctcaagccacgtcagctgggggttcgggagaacccagccagcctcaagttttgtcagctggagggcccaggccgcccgtccagcctcaagccAAGTTAGCTGGAAGttccgaggagcccgtccagcctcatgtcacgtctgctggagggcccgaggagctcGTCCAGCCTCAAGCCAAGTTAGCTGGAAGttccgaggagcccgtccagcctcatgtcacgtctgctggagggcccgaggagctcGTCCAGCCTCAAGCCAAGTTAGCTGGAAttccgaggagcccgtccagcctcatgtcacgtctgctggagggcccgagtcgcccgtccagcctcaagccacgtctgctggagggcccgagtcgcccgtccagcctcaagccacgtctgctggagggcccgagtcgCCCGTCCAGCTTCAAGCCAAGTCAGCTGGTGGGTCCGAGGAGCCCACCCAGCCCCACGCCTCGTCTGCTGGGGGTCCTGGAGGACGGTCCGGGGAAGTCGGTTTAGCCGTCACCTGCTGAATCATCCCCTGTGACTTCTACACTGCCGCCTGCAGCATCCACATCGCTGCCTGTTTTACAGGCCTTCGATGGGCCTGttttgaaactgtttttttaacagaaaagcagagacagGAGACATCAGTTGCGTTCGGTCTGCAGGCTCTTCCTCGTCTGGTTTATTAACAGAATTAACCAGttacttttcttttcatttagacacacatttctcttttaacaacagaaacacattcaATTAAATCCATAGCTCAAACCCTTTTGGTTACCTTGCACTCTCGCAAGAATAAACGTACAAAATAATCATTGTATAAGTGTCCTTATTTACAATAAATCTGTAACCAATTCTATTGCTGTTCAGCATCAAAAACATTTGTGCAGTACCATTAACACTGCAATTAACCTGCTTATGTCGACATTATACTTTCTTTATACTTTAACAGATTCAAACAATATATTACATttgtaaacaataaacaaaaatactCTAGCATTGCTCGCAAACAGTTTACAGTCATCCACAAACAGTATACATCAGACTATTTACATTTGACACATAAGAACTGGGTAGGTTCTAATCAACTGTAACTTCAAATAATGTCAGGATAAAAGAAGTGTCCAAGAGCTGCAtttgtcacaaaataaaacagataatAAGACCAGCTGCCTATTTAGACTACGAGTGAAGTGGCGGCTTCCATTACAAATGGCGGTAAAGTTAGCTTTTTCTCAATCACTGAAAACACACTATCTCACAACATTCGTGGTCTTTaaccacagacagaaaaaggTTTCTTGCCTTTATATGTACATTGCAGTGAGCAAACTTAAAGTACTAACctgttttttaaacagaaaagcagagacagGAGACATCAGTTGCGTTCGGTCTGCAGGCTCTTCCTCGTCTGAGGCACAGAAGCGTTGCAACGACCTATCGCACTCAGCGCTATCTCCCCCTTGTGGCAATGCCACGCAATTACATTGTCCATAACTCTAAATGAAAAGTGCCATGCCACCATAAAATCAGGTCTTTTACATCAAAAACAATccacaaaaaaattacaattgtGACCATACACTTGTGGGCGTCACACCTGCAGCATCACAGCCTGCAGCGTCCACATCGTCGCCTGCAGCGTCCACATCGTCGCCTGCAGCATCACCGCCTGAAGCCGCCACGCTGCCGTCAGGTTTCGCAGCAGTGTCTCCGTCCACGCCTGCAGCGTCAGCCTCTGTGTCTTCGTCCGcgcctcgtctggtcctgcgGTTGCCACACTGTCATGGGACCCAGCTCGTCCTGTTCCGCCTCGCCTCTGCCGGCCGCTTTCTAGGCCTCTAGTTGGGCGTTATGGCCGTCGAGGCCGGCCTCCGGAGAAAGTTCGTCGCCACCGCTGGCTTcgcggccggcctccggacctgctcggtggccgccactgccttccaaGTGGCCGGCCTCCTGATTGGTTTTTCCTGCACCGCTGCCGTTGCTGTGTGCATGGTCGGCTCCCTGAACTGTTTTGGCTCTTGTGCTGTCGACCTCCGGGTCGACCCCCTGAACTGTTCGTGGACTCCTATTGAGCtctggtttggttttgttttttgatctgttttcctgtgttcttgaactgttttcttgtgtttttggactgtttggtctcttgtgctccttgcttatatatttttttacattagtaattcctgtgcagaattttatattattgttaataatgaattaattaaagcaacaaaacaacctgaagagccggttgggagccgaaagatccggctctttttagtgagccgagccgaaagagctggttctctaaaaagagcctgAAATCCCATGACTAACAGGCAGGCTATgcttacaggatgtgatgttaCATGTTATTATGTGATGTTATTGAAATCATCAGGAACAACGGGAGTGGTGATTTCTAtaactttgtgtatataatttggcaTTTCTTAATGATGCaggccaaaaataaatacataataccatttcatttattttaaaggtttatttgcaagACACAGAAACAGGCAAAATATAAAGTTCCAAAATGTATTGTGCTTGGAACGAATTTAAACGTGGCGATAGAGCCAGGTGCAAATGTGTATTACAAGTTAATCTGGCTGTAGGCTATGGCACTCGGTCACAGGTGGAGCTAGTTGACTCGACTCCATTTGAGtgaacacaaagtaaactgcgcGCTTTAGTTGAGtggcaaaaacactgaaatcgGAGTAATAAAGCGTACGAGGGGAACGATTACGACGACAAGATTCTCCCAATCGTTTGctcttgctgtcctgtgaacaacatcggcgtggtgttaactgtttgctgttttcacGGTAACCAGGTAAACTGAAAGCctagaaggcagcgggtccagatggcatcagctcaagggtcgtcaggtcctgcacAGACCAACTGCGGGGTGATGGAGCccatcttcaacctgagcctgaggctggggagagtcccacagaCTTCCACAGGCACAAATATCCTCCACtacaaccactgaacatccaaggtacggacattgaggctgtggacagctacaggtaccttggtgttcatctgaacaataaactggactggactcataattcagatgctctctacaggaaagggcagagcaggctgtacctgctgcggagactcaggtcttttggagtgaaggacccactcctgaagaccttctatgactctgtggtggcctcagcctcatcttttacagtgtggtCTGCTGGGACGGCAGCATCtttgctggggacaggaagagactgaacaggctgatccgaagggccagctctgttctaggatgccttctggacccagtggaggtggtgagtgacaggagaatggcggctaagctgtcatccctgttggacaacatctcccaccccatgcaggatactgtgacagcactgagcagctccttcagtggctgcggcacccacggtgtgggacggagagactccgcaggtctttccttctatctgctgtcagactccacaacaaagacttcaactgatcaaacacacatctacacatgtgcaataacactaagtgcaatactcttttctggcatcgCTGTATtatactcagttgtatatagcatttgtattctattgtataaagtattttattttattctattgtgtacagttgtgtacagtatcttattctTATCCTATTCCactgtttttctaatttttgctatgtaactttgcactgtccactttctgctgtaacaaaacaaatttcccacgtgtgggactaatgaaggttatcttatcttatcttaaaaaagGGGGCAAATATTTTGATAGTGTTTTTTGCACTCCGCACAATAGATATGTTTTCTGTGATCCATTTTGTAATTCTAACTTTAGAATTTGTCTAAACTCTGTGTTGGgataaaaagttaaaagaacACAGCAGACTCTCAGGGATTCGGTTCACATTTATTTCAGCTTAAATACATCACAATAATCCAAATTTTTACAATAATGGCAAGAAATTATATATACTCAACGTCTTACATGCACAACATATACTGATGTTAATATACTATTGTGGTACTATGATCTACGTGCTACCAACTAaaaacagacatgcacctcTGAACTCATAAGACCATGCAACTATGTGACGTGTCCCTGATCTTAAACCAAAGATCCAAACAAAGTTGGATTCATAAAGTTCTTTTAAATCAGGTCTTGAGCTATAATATAAGTTATACCATATTAATAAATTACCAAAGAATGAGTAGTGTAAAAATGTAGGCAGGATCCATGCAGTGCTATCCACCGCAGTGATCGTGTATAGGTGCATCTTATAGTTCCTAAACCACCACTAATGTGTCATTGTCAGAGAACAGTGTCGGTAATCAGTGGAAGTTTTGTCCCCATTTACATACATTTGTCCTACCTTAGTAGACATAAGTGGATGGTTCAGATGAACCCTTGCTTGGGTCTTTAGCTCTTTTTAAAAACCTCTTTATAAATATTATCAGGAAGATTAAGAGACATTAGCAAACCTCGTGGTTAACTTATAGCTTTTGactggaataaataaataaatatgtccaAACACCTTGCAGGAGCTAAGCTTGGGCTTGCAGTCTGTACCTGGATAATATTCAGGCTTTACACTTGGGATAAGAATATTTTCTCCTGTTCTTGGTCTTTCATTCTGCTCCCAGTgccttttgtttgcatttacaGATTACAACTTATCCAAACAATGAATGTGGATGCTCTCGAGGTTTTAACAAGGATCCTCCGAGTCTCTCGCTCAACGTGCTGAAGTGTCTGCAGTGATCCCAGCCTCGATCGGGCAGATAACCAGCTGGGCCGTGTTCTTTCCAGTGTCATGTATGCAGGGGTTAAAGTACGGATACAGCGGCTCAGTGAAAGTGAGCCCGCTGTAAGTATAAATGTGAGTCTTTGCCTCTGTGTTGTAGAAGGACACCGAGCCTTCGTCATAGTCGAGGAATATACCGACTTTCTGAGGAATTTCTTTAAGGTGAAGACTGACGGCGGGCCCAGCGCAGGCGCACAGGCTACCACCGCTACGTCGGCATATCGCCCAGTAACCATTATCAGGGCGAACTGTGATGGCGCCCTTCCTGTTGATGGACTCCCGGGCCACCCCAAGATCCCAGTCTCTTTTATCCCCAACCTGAAACACAAAGAGGGACAAAAATTATGCTAAACTGCAGAGTAGGGCTCTACACActgataataattttttttactgaCAGTAAACACAACAGATATAAAATCAGAAGTGAACATCATGTAGCCACCAGGGGGCGTAAAGAGTTTTATTTTCCTGCTTATTTAGATCATATACATTATACAGTCCTAGTCACAGGTGTTGTGTATTGGTGTTCATGTGTAattttctttggtgtattttaaTCCAAATCTTACTCtaaataaagctgttgtgttCCACTTTGGATAATAttcacactgatcacaacagttatttatttgATCCTTTTATCCTACCTGAACCACCCAGTAACGTTTCCCAGATGTGAAGCTTTGTTTTCCCAGCACAGCGACGCAGGAGTTGAACCTGCGGGGGTCGTCAGGTAGCGGGTTCCTCCACTGCTGGTAGCTCATGCTCACCTGTGGATTGCCACGATCACATTCATTCAAAACTACTACTGATGCCATAATTGTCATTATTTTGCATCTTCCTGAGTTCTGGGCCACTAGTTTCCATCATTTTAGTTCCTGCATAATATCTGTCATCTATTAGCTGTTGTCTGTAATTCACAGACAACAGCTGTGAACAGGACAAGACTTTGTTTAACTCTGAGCTCTTGTTAAGGTGTTACAGTCAGGAATCATGCAGCTGATAATTACAGCTCACCTTTTTATTATCCGGGGACAGGACCACCCAGCCAGCAGCAGTAGCAGGATCCAGAGTTACATCCACTGGagacagaaacaggaaaaaaaacacaaaaagatttGCTATTTcagatttattcatatttttcaggattaaagaaataatatgaaaaaataacccTGTTGTTTTGAAGCATTGTTACTGAAGTCACCTTTTTTGGCAACAGTGTATCTGTATTCTGAATCATGTACATGTATAAAGATTATTTAATTCAGTGTGTAGAGCCACTTTCTTTCTACTGACATCAGTAACAGTCTTTATTAGATATGGTGGTGACAAATTTTCAATCTTGTGTAATCCATATAACATAAtcacaatataaatatcatatcCATACACATACCTGCATATTTATTCATCTTGTTTACCTCTGCAAAAGATCAGAAAAGAAACTGTGTCATTTTAGTTTCATTAAACATTAACGTAGAACACGTAAAATATTCACTAATATTTTAGCGAATGTTACAAGATTTATTTTTGGACCCTAAGTGTATCACTAAAGTTAGTTATGTGCAGACTTATAGTGTAAAAtatgatataaatatatatgcaatACACAAAGTGGCAGGATTTTGATAAAACCAAAGGAACCGGTGATACAAAGAAAGTCTTGTGTTCTAAAATCAGAGACTATAATGTTATGTCATCATAAGTATTACAGACCCTCTGCACACAGTTTCTTCTCCAGTTCCTGGCAGATGTCGACCAGTTTGGAGAAAGTTCTCCTCACAGTCCCCACGTAGCTGTCCGACTGGACTCTGACGTCAGCCCAGTGCTTGACGGACATCGGAGCGTTCAGACGTAAAAAGTTCTAAAACAGCATCAGTGACAGAAAGCAGACAGGCCGGTTTGTATTCATATCATATTACAATCGCTTTAGATGCTTTAAACTTGCTTGGCtgagcagaaatattaaacataaatactGATTCTGACCTGCTGGAGTTGAACTGGGTTCTCAATGTGCTCCAGGAGGTGCAGCTCACTGCGTCTCTTCTGCAGCTCAATGATCTCCTGGCTGATCTCCTTGAGAAgctcctctgctctcttctcAGCCACCTCCTGCTTCTGTTCGATCTCCTTGATGAGCAAAGTCTGGTTTCTCTCAATGGCACTTACCATCATTGTGGCAGCCTGGACGCTGGCCTGTATctctctttctttatttctctgcagatatgaaaagagtttaattaaTATGTGAAATATGTTAAAATGCACCACCTTTGTACTTTGCTACCCCGTCTTCaatgaaatgcaaaacaaattAAACTTAGGGAAAAACTGCTTATGTATGATCATTGTTATTAATATGCCCATAATTTAACACATTTCCCCCCAAAAGAAGACATAAGTTCAAAAAGAAGATGATCTCAGTGAGTTCATCCTGCAGTCCTCTGATAACAGTTGATCTATTGTCCCAACCAACCTTCAGCTctacttttccatgtgtctttATGTCTACATGATGAAGGTTTATTATATCAATAAAAACAACTAATAAAAGATCAAAAGAGCTCTTAAAACAGAGCCGCGCTGCCATATATGAATTACCAAAGATGGAAAAATACTTTGCCTGAAGTAATCCTGACTTTAGAAGATATGCAAGGATTTTAGCTTTTGAGTTTCTATAATTAGTCTGCCCTGTAACTGCAAATAAAAGCCAAAAGTGGATTCCAGGCTTGAAAAGTGAagctaatgcattttttttaatgaccagcagggggagtCTCCTGTGtcttttaaatacagtctaCATGAAGCAGTGCaacactgctgtttttcttctggTGTGAGCTTCTACAAACAAATTAATTGAAGTTTTGTTTCTTAGAGAGCAAACAGGCCAAGAAATGTTCATGTctgtaaatgattaaaaagcAATGCTCACTTTGCTCAGCTCCATTGACTGTTTGATCTCCTCGGTCTTTCTGATTCGGGTCTGGATCATCTGTTGATACTGCTCTTGGGTCTTCTTTATCTGAGTCTGCAGAGGTTGAAGTTGAAAACATGTGTTTTACATCTTGGATTATCTGGAGTTCCTTACAAGATAATCCATGAGCATCTTTATATTTAACCACTTCTTTCTCCCACCTTGATCTTATTGCTCCCCTTCTCTTCTTCAGACCTGTGTGGCTGTAGTGGAATGATGGGTCTCTTTGGTGGAACTGGTTTGAATCCTGGCATTTCCTTTAACAAGCTTTAAGATGATGATGTACATCTGATTAGTTTCAATCAAATGTGCTAAAACGTTGAAATAAAACACTATAGTATAGTTACAATTAACCGACCTATGAAATTTTTCAGTGATTTCTTTTAAGGCCCAATTCACCCTGAGTTCGGGGCGACTTCTGAAGGATTCTTTGCACAGCGGACACTCCGACTTATGCGCCACATCCCAATAACGTTTGATGCACTCCAGGCAGAAATTGTGCCCACATGGTATAGAGACAGGGTTTTTGAAGCTGTACAAACAGATGCTGCACTGAAATTGCTCTTCAGTCAATGTGGAGGCCATGTTTCTGACAGAGAAATAACATTTTGTTACCCACACATGTTGAAATTCTTCTGTACACTATGGGATTTAAACTCTTTAGGTCAGGTTGTAAAGATGCAGGTGTATAAAtctaagtttaaaaaaatctaaatggcAAACCAAGAAGACTAAagaatatttataaataataataataataaataacatattgttacatttttatgaatCTAATGGATTTACCAgtaaagagattaaaaaaaaaaagggctatgaaagaggcaatagaaGGAGATAATCTCAGACTTTTCATTGACTGAATTATTGACTACAATACTTTTCTTGTagtcaaatttaaaatcaaagaaatGCTTCTGTGCctctatttaaaaatatttctgtcaATATTTGGATCAAAAGTCAGTCTATCTTGAAGAAAAGGCAGCTGATGTCTTGTTTCATGTATTCTTATTCTCTACGCTGTCTGGTTGGTATAAATAATCACTTACTTGTTTAGGTCATGCAGGCAGACGGTCTTGAAAGACGTGATGAACGCAGAACGAATGTCCACAAAAACACGCTCGTCTCTCTAAAAAGTAAGACACGGTACAAAGTTCCTCCCACAGAGGAATTTCCCAACGAGTTATACCGGTTATTCTTGTTCTCCCTGTTAGCTTTTCCTAGtatttactctacattttaatTGCTGTTCGCTGTTGCAAATGTTTTTGTATGCAGTT
It includes:
- the LOC109197601 gene encoding nuclear factor 7, ovary, yielding MASTLTEEQFQCSICLYSFKNPVSIPCGHNFCLECIKRYWDVAHKSECPLCKESFRSRPELRVNWALKEITEKFHSLLKEMPGFKPVPPKRPIIPLQPHRSEEEKGSNKIKTQIKKTQEQYQQMIQTRIRKTEEIKQSMELSKRNKEREIQASVQAATMMVSAIERNQTLLIKEIEQKQEVAEKRAEELLKEISQEIIELQKRRSELHLLEHIENPVQLQQNFLRLNAPMSVKHWADVRVQSDSYVGTVRRTFSKLVDICQELEKKLCAEEVNKMNKYAVDVTLDPATAAGWVVLSPDNKKVSMSYQQWRNPLPDDPRRFNSCVAVLGKQSFTSGKRYWVVQVGDKRDWDLGVARESINRKGAITVRPDNGYWAICRRSGGSLCACAGPAVSLHLKEIPQKVGIFLDYDEGSVSFYNTEAKTHIYTYSGLTFTEPLYPYFNPCIHDTGKNTAQLVICPIEAGITADTSAR